One Allostreptomyces psammosilenae DNA segment encodes these proteins:
- a CDS encoding UTRA domain-containing protein yields the protein MGHGPLEWNEILTARMPTPHEAETLQIARGIPLLRILRTTTSPDGTMLEINDTRMAADRFAVGYPLHRHPSARADRPEPRT from the coding sequence ATGGGCCACGGCCCGCTGGAGTGGAACGAGATCCTCACCGCTCGGATGCCCACCCCTCACGAAGCCGAGACGCTTCAAATCGCCCGTGGCATACCGCTACTGCGCATCCTTCGCACCACCACCAGCCCCGACGGAACCATGCTGGAGATCAACGACACCCGCATGGCCGCCGACCGCTTCGCCGTCGGATACCCCCTCCACCGCCATCCGAGCGCCCGAGCCGACCGCCCCGAACCCCGCACGTAA
- a CDS encoding NmrA family NAD(P)-binding protein: protein MTYLVTGGSGKAGRHVVRELLRAGQRVRVLTRDPARARLPAGVEAVAGDLTDPSTLGPALAGVVGVHLIVNAGDDYAVLQTGPEIVELAEKAGVRRVSVLWDGRIGPVEKAVEDSALEWTQIHPVDFMGNALTWADDIRSAGVVREPFGDVAVAIVDEADVGAVAATALVEDGHAGRTYLLTGPELLSQRQRLAVIGAAIGRSLRFEELSEEQARARWRAAGVEESMVDLLAEWQGNPPPEARAVSPAVEEITGRPARTFAQWAAEHAESFR, encoded by the coding sequence ATGACGTATCTGGTGACCGGGGGCAGCGGCAAGGCCGGGCGGCACGTGGTGCGCGAGCTGCTGCGGGCCGGGCAGCGCGTGCGGGTGCTGACCAGGGATCCGGCGAGGGCGCGGCTGCCGGCCGGGGTGGAGGCGGTGGCCGGGGACCTCACCGATCCGAGCACGCTGGGGCCCGCCCTGGCCGGCGTGGTGGGCGTGCACCTGATCGTCAACGCGGGGGACGACTACGCCGTGCTCCAGACGGGGCCGGAGATCGTCGAGCTCGCCGAGAAGGCGGGGGTGCGCCGCGTCAGCGTGCTGTGGGACGGGCGGATCGGCCCGGTGGAGAAGGCCGTCGAGGACAGCGCGCTGGAGTGGACCCAGATCCACCCGGTGGATTTCATGGGCAACGCGCTGACCTGGGCGGACGACATCCGGTCGGCGGGCGTGGTGCGCGAGCCGTTCGGTGACGTGGCCGTCGCCATCGTGGACGAGGCGGACGTCGGCGCCGTCGCCGCGACCGCGCTGGTGGAGGACGGGCACGCCGGGAGGACGTACCTGCTCACCGGTCCGGAACTGCTCAGCCAGCGGCAGCGGCTGGCGGTGATCGGGGCCGCGATCGGCCGGTCGCTGCGGTTCGAGGAGCTGAGCGAGGAGCAGGCGCGGGCCCGGTGGCGGGCGGCGGGCGTCGAGGAGAGCATGGTCGACCTGCTCGCGGAGTGGCAGGGCAACCCGCCGCCCGAGGCCCGCGCGGTCTCCCCAGCCGTGGAGGAGATCACCGGAAGGCCGGCCCGCACCTTCGCCCAGTGGGCGGCCGAGCACGCGGAGTCGTTCCGGTAG
- a CDS encoding DUF1963 domain-containing protein: MIDEMADRLSRFRAEAASRDLPPDEVELWIRAALPAVFMAEGGDGPPVARVGGDPMLPEGVPEPRWPFAASVDLAALPPGGTDLPLPTDGHLLFFAAPEVGGLSGVVPDAVMYVPAGTPTVRRPLERSWREPYQPRQLQTLWHQPCPPMDDSFAMDTWGDDPDDEQYELADELGNAWTRVGGHRPPWVLQIGGHAASPQFDPVHYARDSVTEEGEDGGEGVDDWALLASWRCGEDVTELDSGVVHWVIRRRDLAARRFDRVHRYVDMA, encoded by the coding sequence GTGATCGACGAGATGGCGGACAGACTGAGCCGCTTCCGCGCCGAGGCGGCGTCCCGGGACCTGCCGCCGGACGAGGTGGAGCTGTGGATACGCGCCGCCCTGCCGGCGGTGTTCATGGCGGAGGGTGGTGACGGGCCGCCCGTGGCCCGGGTGGGCGGCGACCCGATGCTGCCGGAGGGCGTGCCGGAGCCGCGCTGGCCGTTCGCCGCCTCCGTCGACCTCGCGGCACTTCCACCGGGCGGCACCGACCTGCCGCTCCCCACCGACGGTCACCTGCTGTTCTTCGCCGCTCCGGAGGTGGGCGGCCTCAGCGGCGTGGTGCCCGACGCGGTGATGTACGTCCCGGCCGGGACACCGACGGTCCGACGCCCCCTCGAACGCAGCTGGCGCGAGCCGTACCAGCCGCGGCAGCTGCAGACGCTCTGGCACCAGCCGTGCCCCCCGATGGACGACAGCTTCGCCATGGACACGTGGGGCGACGATCCTGACGACGAGCAGTACGAACTCGCCGACGAGCTGGGCAACGCGTGGACGCGGGTGGGCGGCCACCGGCCTCCCTGGGTCCTGCAGATCGGCGGCCACGCGGCGTCTCCCCAGTTCGACCCGGTGCACTACGCCCGCGATTCCGTCACGGAGGAGGGCGAGGATGGGGGCGAGGGCGTCGACGACTGGGCTCTGCTGGCCAGTTGGAGGTGCGGGGAGGACGTCACGGAACTGGACTCGGGCGTGGTCCACTGGGTGATCCGCCGCCGCGACCTGGCGGCCCGGCGCTTCGACCGCGTCCACCGCTACGTCGACATGGCCTGA